The segment GTTAGTCAGCTCCTCTGTTGACATGTAAGATGGAGAAATGTTACAGGGTGGGGTaaagatgcagacacacaacagtgGTTAATTATGGGTCGTTAAAGAGTTGGTAAAGTAAAATAGCAGAGGATGAGCAGGTACTCAGGATGAGCTCTTTGTAGCGTCATGTTTCCTCCCACACTGTAGTGACTGATGCTCTGGATATAATCAGTGATTTTTTACTGTTGTCTACAGATGTGGAAACAAACCAAGCCACCACAGAAACAGGCTTAGACAGGTTATTTCTTTGCCAAGCTGCCACCCGGTCAAGAGATaactttcactttttaaaaaacgtGTCTATTAATAttttggaaatgaaaacatgaagcGATGACATGTGTCAGTAGACGGATCAGTCTCCTCAGGCAGCCTGTTTACACAGAGCAGCTCCTTGTTGAGGGGTCTCCGTCTTCAGctggttttaaaatgatgctGCCTAGATGTTGACAGTGCGTTCATTTTTTCTAGATCATATTTCTACAGAGTTTTCTTAAAGGGGATGTTTCCAGTTTGTCACGTACAGTTAGTGGAGGGAAGTCATTATGATTCTTCAACTGTATTCACCCTCAAGACATTTAGCAGTTGTGCAGCTGGAgcattgtttttaataaaacaacatcctCCAGTAGAGCACACCCTGTTCATAATCGTTATTTTATTCTACCAGTAAAGATCAGcagcctgtgtgttttaaaagcatCTGAATCAAACTCATTTGCCAGaatcattgtttgtgttttggtaAACGTAAACGTTAATTGAAAGTGCTCCACCACAGTTGTGTTGGTTCCAATAtggcacttttatttttttttacacttctTATATTGCCCACAGAGATTAGACAGGACACCTCGTGCATCttgagagattttttttaaaattttatttaggCTGCACTGTGCCAGAATATatacttgaaaatgaaaatgatacaGGGTCAATAGCCTTATTTTAAGTCTGACATTAGAAAAACGTGTTTCCGTTGAACCTGTGCGAGATGTAACACAAcgataaaaaggaaagtttgacaTGAAGCCAGCTGTCGGTCTGCCTATCATTAGAGTAAATAACAGTCGAAATcacactgcagaaaaagaagcagGAGGTGTAGAAAGTGTTCATAAATGCGATTATATtgttattagatttttttatacaaatgtaTTCACATCGCCAGTTCATAATTTATATCACCGAgggagacttttattttgaagggatGAGATAAATATATTAAGGCGCTGCACAGCACATCCATCAGGCAGGTGGACGGCAGCATGTCACCACGAATACTGAGGCATCGGGACTCGTACAGTTTGAGTTTGACTGGGTGGCAATGATGCAAATCCGTTATGACGTCAGCCGTATGACGCGGGTTTGCGCTAAGAGAAAAATAGGCAGAAAATAAACGATGTGGTTATGGCGAAGATAAACGTAGGCCTACTGGAGTTTCAAAACTCAACCGCGCAGAGAGGCTGAGGGCTAATCTATTTCACAACCCGACCTGGAGCCACAATGGACTTTGGACAAAGCGCCGAGTCAGAGGTCAGTCCGATAGCTGCAGCGTGTGTGGCCGCGCAACAGAACCCAGTGCTCCTCATTTCTAATGAACGACTGGGATTTAacgggaggggggggggctgaaGCAGACTAAAATCActattaaaatatatgaaagcagtgcaacattttaaaacaattagCATCCCTGTTTGCGATGAGCAGGAACAGCTGgctgtaaaaatgcaataaGAATAAAAGCCTAATGTGAGAGTTGAAGGAGttttttctgcacagtgaaGAGTTTGCAACACTAAAACCCAGCAGAAGTTAATAATGCCGTTCTGCTTTTCATGCTGAAGGAATTTCCTGTCTTTGTGCAGTTGGTTATCACCAGCTCGCTTTATACATCGATTCAACCTATTTCAATCCGACTTAATGGGAACTTGAAGCGACCTGTTCTGCTCACTGAGACTCTGGCTCATGACTGCCTCAACAGTCCAGGTGGAAACTTCCCCACATGGAAAACAAGCGCTAAGAAACATGTTAGAGGTGCTGAGCGCTGAGCTGTCGCCATAATTAGAGCAACATAGTGAGATTGAACCATGTCTGGACTAAAGCTGCTTTTAACCTCAGTGTACCTGTCACTGTTGCACATCCCCTCACACATCTAGACTGTCTTAAAATCACTGGATGTAACAGGGGAATAGCTGCTCGTCAGTGTAGCTacttaataaaatgattattattatcaacatGATGCAGATTTAACACACTGTGGCACAAACGTCTGTAAATGCTTGTTGGAACAGAGCCAGTGTGCAAAGGTTGTACAACATCCTCAGATGATGATCACACAAATCTCACGTGTCTTAAGGCACATTAGGTCCGTGCTGGTtgaaactctctctctctctctcaggatGCAGAAAATAATGTCAACACGTGAGGGTTAAAGTGTAACAGGCTCCAGTGAGTTGTGCACCAACAGAGGACAGACTGTCTGGAGCTGCCTTCACTTTACAGTCCagcaatattaataataaaaaaaaaacctcctcCAGACTCTATGTGTGgagaatattttttatttcactcatgACACCGAGTTAAACTGTTTAACTGGATGACACGTGTTGTGATCGTGCACGTTTTACCGTCCTCGTTTTAATGGGCTCTTTTTGGCCCCTGACTCCACACGGGGACTCACTGACTTCTTTTAGCGTCCACTTTGCTTCGCAGCCTCTTTGCTGCTTCATGCGCGCTGAAGTTGAATCAACAAGGGGTCGATCTCAGCAGTTGTGGACGCGTATCGTGAGCAGCACGGTGGCACAGCAGCTGCTCCGGTGTCCCTCCGTGGATCCCCAGTGGTTTCTCGGCTTTTGCCAGCaccatcctctctctctctctcctccgctcCGCGCTGCTCGGCTCCACACGCTGCATCAGCTGATCCGTCACGTGGTCTCGTGTCGTGGGTCACCATTTGCAAAATGGAGTTGTCTGAGTCTGTGCAGAGAGGGCTGCAGTCCATAGCAGACCCGTCCTCCTTCGGCCATAGCAGCTTCCAGGTGCTGGTGGACGTGTCTTTCCGGAGCCTGCTGTCGTCTCACGCCGACCCCGGAGTCCTCGGTGAGCTGCCGCCTCTCCCCGCCGCTGCGGCTTTTGTCTCGGCTGCTGCTTCCggttttttctctgtgtagcTCCTCGTCTGCATCTATGTTTGCGGATTTGTGCGTCGCTGCTGTCAGCTGCTCCTCACCGTATctcatgtgtgtatatattcgGGTCTTTAACGAGGCGCAGAGATCCAGCAGAGATCCGCGGCTCAGGCGAtcatagctgctgctgctgctgctgctgctgctgctgctgcttaacATCCAGCAGCAGTCACAATCACACGGACACTCGGGATGCCTTTTGTCATTTAGCCTCCTCAGCACATTAGAGATGGTGTTGGACTATTTCAAATTCCCATCGTCAAACCCGCTAATGAGGAGACATCAGCAGAACCCGGAGCCACCAGCGCGCAGTCGAGTTTAATCTGAAAGGATAAATGATGCTAAATGACAGGGGACAGGGGACAGGGGGACAGGGGGACAGGGGGACAGGGGACAGGGGACCTGGCTACTAAAAGTTCGAGCCCCCTCCCCTGTCGTCGCCGCTTCGCTTGTTTGCACACACCATGTGTTGTCCAACTTGTGCAGCATTGCAGCTCTTTTTAATGGCGGAATTATTTAGAAAGTGAAATGTTCACTGTGCAAACAGCCAAAGGACCCCCCGGCGGATGCAGCTGAGGGGCCCATTCACATGCAAATCATCATTGATGAGTATGGATCTCAAACCTGCACATAGACCAAATCAAACTCTATCCAGGGGGATAAAGGCTGCGTGCTATGAACGCACACTCACATATTCCTCACAccgctttctttttttattttattttttatttttttgtggttttcagatCAGTCCGAGTTGAAGCAGGTCGACCAGATCTTGCTGAAGCAGAGTCACACTGCAGCGACCACCTTCATACTGGAGGCGGTCAAACAAAACGCAGACAAGTCAGCGATAAGGTAGGCGACATCAGACAGGACGGTTTCCTGGAACCATGACATGTGCTTGTTGTTGATGTCCAAAAATAGACTCATTAGAGCTGTGAAGGCTAACTGGCTCTGAAAATTGACTTGTTACATCATGTGACAGGAAATATGTTGCACCAGAATCAGGCTCTCTGCTCGGATGTATGTCCATCGTGAATCTATCGACTGCAGCAGTAGCCTAAATTAAACACATGGAGTCGTGCGTCTTGTAAAACTACATGAGAAcaccccaaaaaaaaaaaaaaaaaaaaaaaaagacacagcaaaatattacaaacagcttgcatttaaaatgctgcaaaccCCCATGAGGGCATATTGCTGAAATAATAAGCCATGTGGTGTGTGGTTGTGTTCTGAATGTGTGTCCCAGATGCAGTCCCCTGCTTGTGCAACAGCAGCATATAAAACATTAGTGTTTATAAAGGGCGGATCTGGTTATAGTTAGTTTGTGGGAGTTGATAATATTAGCTACGTTTGAAAACGCCAGAGTAAAATTGTGAGTATTAGGGAACAGTGGAGGTTATATTTGAGTCATATGTGCCGTCACAGTCAGGAGGTAGATGACAAACCTGTCCAGTCCTTTGGTTTAGTTTTCTCcacttattttatgttttagcctacagataaaaataaaaaaacacacttttaggTGACAGTGTATTCGTCCATACTCAGAAAGTGACTTGGAAATGTGGACAAACTGTTAATTCTCCACTCAACATGCTGAAGTTGGACTGAAACTTGTTTCTATCAAATCTacttttaggaaaaaaaaaaaaagaggaacaaacagGCAGCCGATTAATATTAATATCCTGATGTTCAAATGTGAAGCTGTGAGCGTTTCACCAGAgtgtaaatgatttatttctcagtgtttttgtcCTCACAGCTCATGTCTTGAAGAGCTCACATTCAGCTCAGAGAGAATAGAAATATTCTACAGCGCGTATCAGGTacatttcaaatcaaacaacatattaaatcagctttttttttttttcccatgtgATTCTGGCTGAGTCGTCCACaacacagtgatgtgtttttgttttacaggaaCATAAAAAGGAACTGGAACGTCTCTTAACAAGGTAAGgaccaaatgtgtgtgtgtgtgtgtgtgtgtgtgtgtgtgtgtgtgtgtgtgtgtgtgtgtgtggatctgtCAGAGAGAAGGCGACATGATAGTGGACCAGCAATCTATTAGTGAAGGGTTCAGTTTCACATTTAGAGCATGTTTCACTGAATAAATTGCAAactgaagttttcttttttttttttttttttttcgactctgcatctttattaaaaacataagatgtgggagaaaaaaaacgagtaaacacaaataaatgtcagtCTGAATTGTGAAGAGTTGTGTTTACGGACTGGGGGAAGAGCAGAGAGGTTGTCGGTTCAGCCCAGTTAGGAACAGAAAACCACTTTGTGAAGTTTACATGTGAGGACCAACAGGACAAGTGATTCATCGGAGTGTAAATGCTGCTTCGTGACGCCCCATAAACAAACGCTCTGTGCGTAAGAGCCGCGACGTCTGCAAAACGGATTTGAAACGAGTTTGGACGATTTGACAAGGCAAATGGTCAAATCCTGTGAAACGAGAGAAAGTCTTCTGATCAGCCACACAACTTTGGGACATGTGAGCAAATCACCTAATAAAATGCGTTTGGAGTCTGTTATGAGTTTTACGAGATGCAGCCACATTTCTGCTTCCCCTTCTTCGGTTTCATGTCCAGATTGATGCCGGCGACTAGAAATAAAGATGAATTCACTTTCCTACAAACTTGATCGTTGTCTGTATAACTTCTTCTTTATCAATATCACACAATACAGATGCAACtatctattttttttctgtcactcctCCAGCATAGGAAGGCGTCCACCTCATATCAACGACGTTTCGTGGCGTCTGAATTACCACATGAAGGTATGGGACCCGTTCTGAAGCGCTCTGTGCCGTTTTCACGCACATTTGTCAGCGTCAAACTAAAATGCTGTTTCTCCTGCAGAACGAACAGGTCGATAAGGTCAACGAGCCTTTCTACTCGATTTCACTGAACGTCGAGGTAAGAGTCAAACACCTCTGAATTTTGTcgtgcgtttttttttttttttctggagtGTTTCTGTGAGTTAAACAACCAACCTGTCTTGTTCCTGTGTTAGGGTGAAGGATCCTCGGAAGACATCAACTTCACCTGTACAGTGGAGCAGCTACAGGTAGAGCAAACAAATTCATCTGCTGCGTCTGTGCTTTGCGTAACAAGAGCGCCATTACGCACCAAACTCAACAATAGAtagtaaaaggaaaaataattaaataaataaagaatgagtcttaaaagcagttttcttcATCTTGCATGGAAATTACCTGGGTTCAAATAGGTGCTCATATCTGTGCGTTCCTCATAATAAATGCAGAGCTTTCTGCACATGATGGTTTCCTCTCTTTAGATTTTGTCATTGATGATGATGTATAAAGCTGAGTTGTAAGAAATGCTGTATAGACATCATGTATCACACTGATTTCTTTATCACTGCATCTGCCATTGGTTGTTGGCTGTTTAAAGCCACTGGGTAGTTAAACATGCTGGACTGGAAGCAGATTCCCGAAGGAAAACATTTGGTTAATTGAAtcttttaatgttgtatttatcTTTTGAGACTGAATCAAACCttctgaatgtaaatgtatgaatgtatCTATCTATTTTAATCTATCTATTGCTTAggcaaaaaaaattaaaaataaataaaaaaagtggtCTTAATATTTTCgacatgttgctgtgtttctgctccTGTTGAAAATCATCGACGTTTCCTATTTTTCAGGATTTGGTGGGAAAGTTGAAAGACGCTGCCAAGAGTGTGGAGAAAGCCAGTCAGATGTGATGCCGGGGTCCAGTTTCCTCGCTCTGAACGTCCCCGGTTTCCAGCGGCATTGTTCATCTCCCTATAACTTCTTTTGTACTTTGAGATAATTATCATTCCGTAGAGTTTCAATTaaaaccagaaaaataaaaaccacctGGTGCCTGGAATAATTCTTGACATGTTCACATAAACAAAGTTGGTTGAAGTGGGACAATCCTGTAATAAACCTGGACTCTGGGTCTGTGTCAGGCAACATTTAGTTTGAATGTGGAGCCAGTGAAGTAACTGGTAGGCATGTGTTTTGTCAACACTCACCAGCCTGAATAGGATTTTTGCCATAGTTGCATGACAGCAGTGTATTTTGTTTCCTGCAGCATTTGTTGCAACAAGAGGCTCAGTAGAGCTTCTTCTGGAGGACTCGGGCTGACGGGACTTATTTTAAGACTATTAACAGGGGCATCTCATTTTATCAGCTGGGTTGCTCTCCCGGAATTTCGGCTAGTTTTTGCACTTTCTCCTGCGTCTTTCTGCGTCCACGTCGACTGACAGCTCAAAGCTCCCGAGCTACAGGagcacagtttaaaaaaaaaaaaaaaaaaaaaatccgaGATGTCTACATTTTCTGCTGCGCTGGCTGAAGGATAAAGGCTCCAATTCATCAACTGGAAGTCGCGGCGCATTTTCTTGCAGATGCCAGGACAGCCTGTGACAAAGGTTTGACACCAGAGCCATTTGTCACACGGACGTATTTTAACCAAGTGCGTGGGTCCTGAAAGCGGCGATCAAGTGGAGATTAACAAGGCAGCTGCCCGGTGCTGCGACAGACTTGATGTCCCAGTGAGCGGATTGAGGCGTTTGGACGGTGAAAGAGACTCGAGCGCGTGTGAGCGAGTGTGCTGCAGTTATTTTTAACATCACAGAGATGAATGCACAACATCAGTATAGCCTACTTTCAAGACGCCCCTAACCAGAGTGTCATTAGAGCGAAACAATGAGAGCCTGCGCAGCCTATTAGTGCGCAAAGCGGGACTTTTGCCGATGAAAAGTGTTGCAAACTATATAAATGTATGTCATGACTAATTTCAAATCATGCGTCATACATTAGAAAGAGGAGAATACACCGACAGTATTTGTTTAGGCGCCCTTAAGCGGCTGCCTGGTGTCATTTGAGCTCGAGTAAAGCGCAAACCGCTGAGGGTTTTCTGACATTTAGCCGCTAACAACATCTTCACAtgaacatgtgcatgttttgtggGTTATTTTATATCCTGCGTAGTAGATTAGGACAAACAGCGTACACCGACAGTAATTCCTAGGCACCCTTAAGCAACTAGACCACGTGACCAAAGCGGGGCGGTCGAACTACAAGCCATTTTGGGGACGGTGTCAGTTTCCacggagcacacacacactgctgcattttACTGGCGGAGAAGCGGATATTTTGGAGGCAAAGTTATCGGTGCCGAAGTGGGAGTCTTTCCGAGCCGAAAGCGCACGACTGGACTCTTCGGAAGCCACGCACCCGACACGCACACCGCGCACTGGCGGCGTAGAAACGAGGAGTTTTAACCGCACATCTGAAATGCGGTCCGGTCCGCCGTGCGCTCTCCGCCACTGACAGCGTCTGCAGCCTGCTTCAAGATGGCGGCTCGCCTCCTATTCATTTTCTGCTGATCGCCTCCCAACTTTCATTGTCTATTCGCCTCGAGACCCACCAATTTTCAGCCCAGCCTTCAGGTAGGTCTTATTCGATATCGTCTCTAACTAACGGGGCCGCAAGGCGAGGTTTGGgctttgtgcttttgtgtttctctacGTTACCAATCCAGCGGTGGATGTGGAGCTTTCAACGGTGGTTGCAGCGATCACCGACGTGGAGCTCCGTGTGTGTCTGCGCACCACTTTTTTGTAAAAGATGTTCCTCGCTCGGACACAAACACGAATTAAGCTCCACGCACACCCAGGTTCGCGTTATCAAGCATCCAGCAACCCGTCCGTTCGAGCTGAGCCCGCTCGGGGTTCGCTTTGGGTGCTTTGGATTTATGTGAACTGGGAGATCTCGGGCGAACCAGGCTGGGTTGGCTGAGATGTTAACAGCAGCAAGTGCTCCAAACGCTCCTACCGAGCTCA is part of the Anabas testudineus chromosome 2, fAnaTes1.2, whole genome shotgun sequence genome and harbors:
- the commd3 gene encoding COMM domain-containing protein 3, which produces MELSESVQRGLQSIADPSSFGHSSFQVLVDVSFRSLLSSHADPGVLDQSELKQVDQILLKQSHTAATTFILEAVKQNADKSAISSCLEELTFSSERIEIFYSAYQEHKKELERLLTSIGRRPPHINDVSWRLNYHMKNEQVDKVNEPFYSISLNVEGEGSSEDINFTCTVEQLQDLVGKLKDAAKSVEKASQM